A genomic window from Nocardioides rotundus includes:
- a CDS encoding DUF7455 domain-containing protein, producing MTTAVAPAAALTASDRCDRCGAQAYLRVELQSGGELLFCAHHAREHGDALREIASHVQDETHKLENTPASAPEDER from the coding sequence GTGACTACTGCCGTTGCCCCCGCAGCCGCACTGACGGCGTCTGACCGCTGCGACCGTTGCGGCGCGCAGGCCTACCTTCGCGTCGAGCTCCAGAGCGGTGGAGAGCTGCTCTTCTGCGCTCACCACGCACGCGAGCACGGCGATGCGCTGCGCGAGATCGCCAGCCACGTGCAGGACGAGACCCACAAGCTGGAGAACACGCCCGCGTCGGCCCCCGAGGACGAGCGCTGA
- a CDS encoding DUF456 domain-containing protein, which produces MTALEIVVALAIVVGIAGIIVPVLPGVLLVGGVMVVWAIDKGTSTAWWFLAAAIGVLLVGQVVKYLVPGRRLKATVPTRTLLIGAVGAVVGFFVIPVVGALLGFPLGVYVAERIRVGGSEAGRSTVAALRAVGLSILIELLSAVVATGVWVAGVLNTAP; this is translated from the coding sequence GTGACCGCCCTGGAGATCGTCGTCGCGCTCGCCATCGTCGTCGGCATCGCCGGCATCATCGTGCCGGTCCTGCCCGGGGTACTGCTGGTCGGCGGCGTCATGGTGGTGTGGGCGATCGACAAGGGCACCTCGACCGCCTGGTGGTTCCTGGCCGCGGCGATCGGCGTCCTGCTGGTCGGCCAGGTGGTGAAGTACCTCGTCCCGGGCCGGCGGCTCAAGGCCACCGTGCCCACACGCACCCTGCTCATCGGCGCCGTCGGCGCGGTCGTCGGCTTCTTCGTCATCCCGGTGGTCGGCGCCCTCCTCGGCTTCCCGCTGGGGGTCTACGTCGCGGAGAGGATCCGGGTCGGCGGCTCCGAGGCCGGCCGGTCCACCGTCGCGGCGCTGCGCGCCGTCGGACTGAGCATCCTGATCGAGCTGCTCTCGGCGGTCGTCGCGACCGGGGTGTGGGTCGCCGGGGTGCTGAACACCGCGCCGTGA
- a CDS encoding EamA family transporter, whose translation MSVLLALGAALAYGLSDFVGGVVSQRVSAWTVALVAQLGGGVVVLVAGLLLPGDPTAADLGWALVAGVANGFGTAFLYRGLSSGRMGVVAPVSGVGAAMVPVLAGVGLGERPALLVWLGIVLALPGIWLVSREPDSTASGDVPRAAAGGLGDGLLAGLGFGLLFVALAQIGEEAGLLPLALNQVVGGLVVVAVAMSLRQPWLPRRPLAAVGAVSGVLGATATLAFMIASHGAYLSVTAVITSLYPAFTVLLASTVLREPIHRSQGVGMVLCGVAVTCVALG comes from the coding sequence GTGAGCGTCCTGCTGGCGCTAGGCGCCGCGCTCGCCTACGGGCTGAGCGACTTCGTGGGCGGGGTGGTCTCCCAGCGGGTGAGCGCCTGGACGGTCGCGCTGGTGGCGCAGCTCGGCGGCGGGGTCGTCGTCCTGGTGGCCGGGCTCCTGCTGCCCGGCGACCCCACCGCCGCCGATCTGGGGTGGGCGCTGGTCGCGGGCGTGGCCAACGGCTTCGGTACGGCGTTCCTCTACCGCGGGCTCTCCTCGGGCCGGATGGGCGTGGTGGCACCGGTGTCGGGCGTCGGCGCGGCGATGGTGCCGGTGCTGGCCGGGGTCGGCCTCGGTGAGCGGCCGGCCCTGCTGGTCTGGCTCGGCATCGTGCTGGCCCTCCCGGGCATCTGGCTGGTCTCCCGGGAACCGGACTCCACCGCGTCCGGCGACGTCCCCCGTGCCGCCGCGGGCGGGCTGGGCGACGGCCTCCTGGCCGGGCTCGGCTTCGGCCTGCTCTTCGTCGCCCTCGCCCAGATCGGCGAGGAGGCGGGGCTGCTTCCCCTGGCCCTCAACCAGGTCGTCGGCGGACTGGTCGTGGTCGCGGTCGCGATGTCACTCCGCCAGCCCTGGCTCCCCCGGCGCCCGCTGGCGGCCGTCGGCGCCGTCAGCGGCGTGCTCGGCGCGACCGCCACCCTGGCCTTCATGATCGCCAGCCACGGCGCCTACCTCTCCGTCACCGCCGTCATCACCTCGCTCTACCCCGCCTTCACCGTGCTGCTCGCCTCCACCGTGCTTCGCGAGCCGATCCACCGGTCGCAGGGCGTCGGCATGGTGCTGTGCGGCGTCGCCGTCACCTGCGTCGCCCTGGGGTAG
- a CDS encoding RNA polymerase sigma factor, protein MFVSSHARKNLPAEVLSHPALEGLVRDGRERGHVTPEQVRRASEEAAVQPQQLKSLLAHLGSLDITVHVPAAEPGLVAAARSSTTKKPAAKSAAKKASADKPAEKKAPAKKAPAKKAAAKKAAPAKKAEATAPAKKAAAKKTAPAAPAEPVVGPDGKKVLPDISDEQFEKDVATDPSIKQDEKEASFVVSAADDTDEPEQQVMVAGATADPVKDYLKQIGKVPLLNAEMEVELAKRIEAGLFSEEKLAKGGKITPKVFEELEWIAEDGRRAKNHLLEANLRLVVSLAKRYTGRGMLFLDLIQEGNLGLIRAVEKFDYTKGYKFSTYATWWIRQAITRAMADQARTIRIPVHMVEVINKLARVQRQMLQDLGREPTPEELAQELDMTPEKVIEVQKYGREPISLHTPLGEDGDSEFGDLIEDSEAIVPADAVSFTLLQEQLHAVLDTLSEREAGVVSMRFGLTDGQPKTLDEIGKVYGVTRERIRQIESKTMSKLRHPSRSQVLRDYLD, encoded by the coding sequence GTGTTCGTGTCCTCGCACGCACGCAAGAACCTTCCTGCTGAAGTCCTGTCCCACCCGGCACTCGAGGGCCTGGTCCGGGATGGCCGTGAGCGTGGCCACGTCACGCCTGAGCAGGTGCGGCGCGCCAGCGAGGAGGCTGCGGTCCAGCCGCAGCAGCTCAAGTCGCTGCTGGCCCACCTGGGCTCCCTCGACATCACTGTGCATGTGCCGGCCGCCGAGCCCGGCCTGGTGGCCGCCGCCCGGTCGAGCACCACCAAGAAGCCGGCCGCCAAGTCCGCGGCCAAGAAGGCGTCGGCCGACAAGCCCGCGGAGAAGAAGGCGCCCGCCAAGAAGGCCCCGGCCAAGAAGGCCGCGGCGAAGAAGGCGGCTCCTGCGAAGAAGGCGGAGGCCACGGCTCCGGCCAAGAAGGCCGCGGCGAAGAAGACGGCGCCCGCTGCGCCCGCGGAGCCGGTCGTCGGCCCCGACGGCAAGAAGGTGCTGCCGGACATCTCCGACGAGCAGTTCGAGAAGGACGTCGCGACCGACCCGAGCATCAAGCAGGACGAGAAGGAGGCGTCGTTCGTCGTCTCCGCCGCGGACGACACCGACGAGCCCGAGCAGCAGGTCATGGTCGCCGGTGCGACCGCCGACCCGGTCAAGGACTACCTCAAGCAGATCGGCAAGGTCCCGCTCCTCAACGCCGAGATGGAGGTCGAGCTCGCCAAGCGGATCGAGGCCGGCCTCTTCAGCGAGGAGAAGCTCGCCAAGGGCGGGAAGATCACGCCGAAGGTCTTCGAGGAGCTCGAGTGGATCGCCGAGGACGGTCGCCGGGCCAAGAACCACCTGCTCGAGGCGAACCTGCGCCTGGTGGTCTCGCTGGCCAAGCGCTACACCGGCCGCGGCATGCTCTTCCTCGACCTGATCCAGGAGGGCAACCTCGGCCTGATCCGTGCGGTCGAGAAGTTCGACTACACCAAGGGCTACAAGTTCTCGACCTACGCCACCTGGTGGATCCGGCAGGCGATCACCCGGGCGATGGCCGACCAGGCCCGCACCATCCGGATCCCGGTCCACATGGTCGAGGTCATCAACAAGCTCGCCCGCGTCCAGCGGCAGATGCTGCAGGACCTGGGCCGCGAGCCCACTCCGGAGGAGCTGGCCCAGGAGCTCGACATGACCCCCGAGAAGGTCATCGAGGTGCAGAAGTACGGCCGCGAGCCGATCTCCCTGCACACCCCGCTGGGCGAGGACGGCGACTCCGAGTTCGGCGACCTGATCGAGGACTCCGAGGCGATCGTCCCGGCCGACGCGGTCAGCTTCACCCTGCTGCAGGAGCAGCTGCACGCCGTCCTGGACACGCTGTCCGAGCGCGAGGCCGGCGTGGTGTCGATGCGGTTCGGCCTCACCGACGGCCAGCCCAAGACGCTGGACGAGATCGGCAAGGTCTACGGCGTGACCCGTGAGCGGATCCGGCAGATCGAGTCCAAGACCATGTCCAAGCTGCGGCACCCCAGCCGCTCCCAGGTGCTGCGCGACTACCTGGACTGA
- a CDS encoding HhH-GPD-type base excision DNA repair protein, with protein MGFHIAQDADADRVLDEHPFALVAGMMLDQQFPMESAFAGPAKVLDRFGSLEPEAIAAADPARFKELASTPPAIHRFPGSMAERMQQLAAHIVEEYDGDTTALWTGAADGRDLLKRIQAMPGFGKQKSQILVALLAKQLGVRPEGWEAAAAGYAEEGYQSVADVVDEASLQKVRETKKQKKAAARA; from the coding sequence ATGGGCTTTCACATCGCGCAGGACGCTGACGCCGACCGGGTGCTGGACGAGCACCCCTTCGCCCTCGTTGCGGGGATGATGCTGGACCAGCAGTTCCCGATGGAGTCGGCCTTCGCGGGCCCGGCGAAGGTGCTGGACCGCTTCGGCAGCCTGGAGCCGGAGGCGATCGCGGCCGCGGACCCCGCGCGCTTCAAGGAGCTGGCCAGCACCCCGCCGGCGATCCATCGCTTCCCCGGGTCGATGGCCGAGCGGATGCAGCAGCTGGCGGCCCACATCGTCGAGGAGTACGACGGCGACACGACCGCGCTGTGGACCGGCGCCGCCGACGGCCGGGACCTGCTGAAGCGGATCCAGGCCATGCCCGGCTTCGGCAAGCAGAAGTCGCAGATCCTGGTGGCGCTGCTGGCCAAGCAGCTCGGCGTGCGCCCCGAGGGCTGGGAGGCCGCGGCGGCCGGCTACGCGGAGGAGGGCTACCAGTCGGTCGCCGACGTGGTCGACGAGGCCAGTCTGCAGAAGGTGCGCGAGACCAAGAAGCAGAAGAAGGCCGCGGCGCGGGCCTGA
- a CDS encoding universal stress protein: MGTIVVGYVPKAEGEAALDRAIEEAKLRGSRIVVVNSHRGGDSFDGQASAQADEQMAAVKAKLEQSGVEHEVRQLVRGFDPSEDLLALAKDVDAELVVIGLRRRSPVGKLILGSNAQRILLDATCPVLSVKAD; encoded by the coding sequence GTGGGGACGATCGTGGTGGGCTACGTGCCCAAGGCGGAGGGCGAGGCGGCACTGGACCGCGCCATCGAGGAGGCGAAGCTCCGCGGTTCCCGGATCGTGGTGGTCAACTCCCACCGTGGCGGTGACAGCTTCGACGGCCAGGCCAGCGCGCAGGCCGACGAGCAGATGGCCGCGGTGAAGGCCAAGCTCGAGCAGTCCGGTGTGGAGCACGAGGTGCGCCAGCTGGTGCGCGGCTTCGACCCGTCGGAGGACCTGCTCGCCCTGGCCAAGGACGTCGACGCCGAGTTGGTGGTCATCGGACTGCGCCGTCGGTCCCCGGTCGGGAAGCTGATCCTGGGCTCGAACGCGCAGCGGATCCTGCTGGACGCCACCTGCCCGGTGCTCTCGGTCAAGGCGGACTGA
- a CDS encoding glutamate--cysteine ligase, with translation MGEEVESQQFTRADRTRHREKVRRCLDVFARMLREAAFDTDDPMTGLEVELNLVDESGNPALKNAEVLEQIADPDFQTELGQFNIEINVPPRKLREDGLAEFERSLRRSLNDAEDKSAQVGAHLVMIGILPTLGEGHMTPSSISANPRYALLSEQILAARGEDIEINISGAERLSTTSDSILPEAAATSTQFHIQTSPDEFAEYWNASQVIAGAQLAVGANSPYLLGKELWPETRIPLFEQATDTRSEELKAQGVRPRVWFGERWITSVFDLFEENVRYFPALLPITDDEDPLQVLEEGGVPGLHELRLHNGTIYRWNRPIYDIADGSPHLRVENRLLAAGPTVVDMMANAAFFYGLVRSLAESERPIWSQMSFSAAEENFHVAAQQGIDAQIYWPGVGQVRATELILRRLLPLAYEGLQAWGVPAEDRDRLLGVIEQRCLTGTNGAEWFVRKMHERGSEKRYDALRAVLQEYREHMHSNEPVHTWD, from the coding sequence ATGGGCGAAGAGGTCGAGTCACAGCAGTTCACCCGGGCCGACCGGACACGGCACCGGGAGAAGGTCCGGCGCTGCCTCGACGTGTTCGCCCGGATGCTCCGGGAGGCGGCCTTCGACACCGACGACCCGATGACCGGGCTCGAGGTCGAGCTGAACCTGGTCGACGAGAGCGGGAACCCGGCGCTGAAGAACGCCGAGGTGCTCGAGCAGATCGCCGACCCGGACTTCCAGACCGAGCTGGGCCAGTTCAACATCGAGATCAACGTGCCGCCGCGCAAGCTGCGCGAGGACGGGCTGGCGGAGTTCGAGCGCTCGCTGCGGCGCAGCCTCAACGACGCGGAGGACAAGTCCGCGCAGGTCGGGGCCCACCTGGTGATGATCGGCATCCTCCCCACGCTCGGCGAGGGGCACATGACCCCCTCCTCGATCAGCGCCAACCCCCGCTATGCGCTGCTGAGCGAGCAGATCCTCGCCGCCCGCGGCGAGGACATCGAGATCAACATCTCCGGCGCGGAGCGGCTCTCCACGACCTCGGACTCGATCCTGCCCGAGGCCGCGGCTACCAGCACGCAGTTCCACATCCAGACCTCGCCCGACGAGTTCGCCGAGTATTGGAACGCCTCGCAGGTCATCGCGGGAGCGCAGCTCGCGGTGGGCGCGAACTCGCCGTACCTGCTCGGCAAGGAGCTGTGGCCCGAGACCCGGATCCCGCTGTTCGAGCAGGCCACCGACACCCGCTCGGAGGAGCTCAAGGCCCAGGGGGTGCGCCCGCGGGTGTGGTTCGGCGAGCGGTGGATCACCTCGGTCTTCGACCTGTTCGAGGAGAACGTCCGCTACTTCCCCGCGCTGCTGCCGATCACCGACGACGAGGACCCGCTCCAGGTGCTTGAGGAGGGCGGCGTCCCGGGGCTGCACGAGCTGCGGCTGCACAACGGCACCATCTACCGCTGGAACCGGCCGATCTACGACATCGCCGACGGGTCGCCGCACCTGCGGGTGGAGAACCGGCTCCTCGCCGCCGGGCCCACGGTGGTCGACATGATGGCCAACGCCGCGTTCTTCTACGGCCTGGTGCGCAGCCTGGCCGAGAGCGAGCGGCCGATCTGGTCGCAGATGTCGTTCTCCGCCGCGGAGGAGAACTTCCACGTGGCCGCCCAGCAGGGCATCGACGCCCAGATCTACTGGCCCGGCGTCGGCCAGGTCCGGGCGACCGAGCTGATCCTGCGCCGGCTGCTGCCCCTGGCCTACGAGGGTCTCCAGGCGTGGGGCGTCCCGGCGGAGGACCGGGACCGGCTGCTCGGCGTGATCGAGCAGCGCTGCCTGACCGGCACCAACGGCGCGGAGTGGTTCGTCCGCAAGATGCACGAGCGCGGCTCGGAGAAGCGGTACGACGCCCTGCGGGCCGTGCTGCAGGAGTACCGCGAGCACATGCACTCCAACGAGCCCGTGCACACCTGGGACTGA
- a CDS encoding DUF4192 domain-containing protein, protein MTTRPDPPLTLRAAEPEDALALVPIVLGFHPEESVTLLGFGGRPSFHARVGLPPDSHGVPALVQALLEPSRRHGVRELIIVIHAAEPGLAGRCAHALELAFAAAGIDVLHVLRADGRRWWPLMRGVVPLGHDEGVGYDVQAHPFLAAAVMEGRVIFGSREELARSLDPRPERIREVETLLRGRSDLPASGPGSVDALAARCREEGREPEVPEVAWLLAALDHRAVWESTWCGLHRSDTLAQLRLWTSVLVSAPPSRRTRPALLVTLSAWLAGNGALAWCAFDRATPSPRDARMVALVRRLLTGAVPPSAWDDFAGGRRRGEAG, encoded by the coding sequence ATGACGACGAGACCCGACCCGCCCCTGACCCTTCGTGCCGCCGAGCCGGAGGACGCACTCGCCCTGGTGCCGATCGTGCTCGGCTTCCACCCCGAGGAGTCGGTGACCCTGCTCGGCTTCGGCGGGCGCCCGTCGTTCCACGCCCGGGTCGGCCTGCCCCCTGACTCCCACGGCGTGCCCGCTCTGGTGCAGGCACTGCTGGAGCCGAGCCGGCGTCACGGGGTCCGGGAGCTGATCATCGTGATCCATGCGGCAGAGCCGGGACTTGCGGGAAGGTGTGCCCACGCGCTGGAGCTCGCCTTCGCAGCCGCCGGGATCGACGTATTGCACGTGCTGCGGGCCGACGGCCGGCGATGGTGGCCGCTCATGCGCGGCGTGGTGCCGCTGGGCCATGACGAGGGCGTCGGATACGACGTCCAGGCCCACCCCTTCCTGGCGGCGGCGGTGATGGAGGGGCGGGTCATCTTCGGCTCGCGGGAGGAGCTGGCCCGCAGCCTCGACCCGCGACCTGAGCGGATCCGTGAGGTCGAGACCTTGCTGCGGGGGAGGAGCGACCTGCCAGCGAGCGGGCCGGGCTCGGTGGACGCGCTGGCGGCTCGCTGTCGTGAGGAGGGGCGAGAGCCGGAGGTCCCGGAGGTGGCCTGGCTGCTCGCCGCTCTGGACCACAGGGCCGTCTGGGAGAGCACGTGGTGCGGACTGCACCGCTCCGACACCCTGGCCCAGCTGCGCCTGTGGACGTCGGTGCTGGTGTCGGCTCCGCCGAGTCGCCGTACCCGGCCCGCGCTGCTGGTGACGCTCTCGGCCTGGCTGGCGGGCAACGGCGCGCTGGCCTGGTGCGCCTTCGATCGAGCGACCCCGTCCCCGCGGGACGCCCGGATGGTCGCGTTGGTGCGCCGACTGCTGACAGGGGCGGTGCCGCCGAGTGCGTGGGACGACTTCGCCGGCGGCAGGAGGAGAGGGGAGGCGGGCTGA
- a CDS encoding DNA polymerase IV: MKRTTASVLHLDLDAFFAAVEQRDKPSLRGKPVVVGGVGGRGVVSTASYEARVYGVRSAMSTREARARCPHAAYLSGRFHAYRATSAQVMQVLRDVSPLVEPLSLDEAFVDLAPAGLADYDTETLTGFAHALRARVKEVTGGLTASVGIATSKFVAKIASDLDKPDGLVVVPAGTEQALLRPMSVTVIPGVGPATAERLRRAGIHTIEELEAVSLEELVRLVGKAHGAGLYSLARADDDRPVQAERETKSVSVEGTYDTDLADRKLMEGLLTRQAGQVADRLRKAGLSGRTVSIKVRLHNFTTLSRSATLPSPTDHGPTVARVARSLLADLDTSGGVRLLGVGVSGLADWIQEDLFGSEADEPEPEVELPQEPVRRAWAPGMDVVHTEHGRGWVWGSGRGVVTVRFETMQTSPGPVRSFKADDPALAPYLPDAGEQPDEPTGA; this comes from the coding sequence ATGAAGCGCACCACCGCCTCGGTCCTCCACCTGGACCTCGATGCGTTCTTCGCCGCCGTCGAGCAGCGCGACAAGCCCAGCCTGCGCGGCAAGCCCGTCGTCGTCGGCGGGGTCGGCGGGCGCGGGGTGGTCTCGACGGCGTCCTATGAGGCGCGGGTGTACGGCGTCCGCTCGGCCATGTCCACCCGCGAGGCACGCGCGCGCTGCCCGCACGCGGCGTACCTCTCCGGCCGCTTCCACGCCTACCGCGCCACCAGCGCCCAGGTGATGCAGGTGCTGCGCGACGTCTCGCCGCTGGTGGAGCCGCTCAGCCTGGACGAGGCGTTCGTCGACCTGGCTCCGGCCGGGCTGGCCGACTACGACACCGAGACGCTGACCGGCTTCGCCCACGCGCTGCGAGCGCGGGTCAAGGAGGTGACCGGCGGGCTCACGGCCAGCGTCGGCATCGCCACCTCGAAGTTCGTCGCCAAGATCGCCAGCGACCTGGACAAGCCCGACGGCCTGGTCGTGGTCCCTGCCGGGACCGAGCAGGCGCTGCTGCGGCCGATGTCGGTCACCGTCATCCCCGGCGTGGGCCCGGCGACCGCCGAGCGGTTGCGGCGGGCAGGCATCCACACCATCGAGGAGCTCGAGGCGGTCTCGCTGGAGGAGCTGGTGCGGCTGGTGGGCAAGGCGCACGGCGCCGGGCTCTACTCCCTGGCCCGCGCGGACGACGACCGGCCGGTCCAGGCGGAGCGGGAGACCAAGTCGGTCAGCGTCGAGGGCACCTACGACACTGACCTGGCCGACCGGAAGCTGATGGAGGGGCTGCTCACCCGGCAGGCCGGCCAGGTCGCCGACCGGCTGCGCAAGGCGGGGCTCTCGGGGCGCACGGTGAGCATCAAGGTGCGCCTGCACAACTTCACCACCCTCAGCCGGTCCGCCACGCTCCCCTCGCCCACCGACCACGGCCCGACCGTGGCCCGGGTCGCGCGCAGCCTGCTGGCCGACCTGGACACCTCCGGCGGCGTCCGGCTGCTCGGGGTCGGCGTGAGCGGGCTGGCCGACTGGATCCAGGAGGACCTGTTCGGCTCCGAGGCCGACGAGCCCGAGCCCGAGGTGGAGCTGCCGCAGGAGCCGGTCCGCCGTGCGTGGGCGCCGGGCATGGACGTCGTGCACACCGAGCACGGCCGCGGCTGGGTGTGGGGCTCGGGACGCGGCGTGGTCACGGTGCGGTTCGAGACGATGCAGACGTCGCCGGGGCCGGTGCGGTCCTTCAAGGCCGACGACCCGGCGCTGGCGCCGTACCTCCCCGACGCGGGCGAACAGCCCGACGAGCCGACCGGGGCTTGA
- a CDS encoding S9 family peptidase: MSTSSDTSTARATGREDLAPPVAERRPVTTEHHGRSRTDDYDWLRDKDDPAVRAYLDAENEHTRGRTAHLADLRQTLFEEVKDRTRETDLSVPTRVRGHWYYSRSFEGKEYGASCRVPVRGDDDWHAPIPAEDSAPDQPALPGEQVLLDLNELAEGHEFFSLGGSTVSPDDRLLAYSTDTTGDERYTVRVKDLESGELLPDELTGVLGGVTWAPDGGSFFYSTVDESWRPDKVWRHRLGTPQADDELVHHEQDQRFFTGVGRSRSDRFVMLVSGSKTTTEFHLLDFAEPDPEPWCFSPRQEGLEYSLEHAVIGGDDVLLVHHNRTGPDFEIGVAPIAPTAPEDWRPLIPHDPAVRLEGVDAFATHLVVNQRSDGLTQLRILDLDENGVADDHLVEFEDEVFTVGTGSNPTFDQPLVRLGYTTMSVPPSVYDFDVRTRELTLLRSTPVLGDFDPDDYEEHRLWATAPDGEQVPISLVVRRDAREGGGPVPVHLYGYGAYEASMDPWFSLARLSLLDRGAAFAIAHVRGGGEMGRRWYDDGKLAHKPNTFTDFVAAGRHLVDTGWTTPETLVAEGGSAGGLLMGAVANLAPDLFRGGIVAGVPFVDILTTMLDSSLPLTVTEYDEWGDPEHDAAAYDLIASYAPYDNVAAVDYPPILAETSLNDTRVLYVEPAKWIARLRATATGQRDFALRTEMAAGHGGVSGRYKSWHDRAFTLAWILDRLGLAGRPSGQGTS, encoded by the coding sequence ATGAGCACCTCCTCGGACACCTCGACCGCGCGCGCCACCGGGCGGGAGGACCTCGCCCCGCCCGTCGCCGAGCGCCGGCCGGTGACCACCGAGCACCACGGCCGCAGCCGCACCGACGACTACGACTGGCTGCGGGACAAGGACGACCCGGCCGTGCGCGCCTACCTCGACGCCGAGAACGAGCACACCCGGGGGCGCACCGCGCACCTGGCCGACCTGCGCCAGACGCTCTTCGAGGAGGTCAAGGACCGCACCCGCGAGACCGACCTGTCGGTGCCCACCCGGGTCCGCGGCCACTGGTACTACTCGCGCTCCTTCGAGGGCAAGGAGTACGGCGCCTCCTGCCGCGTCCCCGTCCGCGGCGACGACGACTGGCACGCCCCCATCCCCGCCGAGGACTCCGCCCCCGACCAGCCCGCGCTCCCGGGCGAGCAGGTCCTGCTGGACCTCAACGAGCTCGCCGAGGGCCACGAGTTCTTCTCCCTGGGCGGCTCGACGGTCAGCCCCGACGACCGGCTGCTCGCCTACTCCACCGACACCACCGGCGACGAGCGCTACACCGTGCGGGTCAAGGACCTGGAGAGCGGCGAGCTGCTCCCCGACGAGCTGACCGGCGTCCTGGGCGGGGTGACCTGGGCGCCCGACGGCGGGTCGTTCTTCTACAGCACCGTCGACGAGTCCTGGCGGCCGGACAAGGTGTGGCGGCACCGCCTCGGCACACCCCAGGCCGACGACGAGCTGGTCCACCACGAGCAGGACCAGCGCTTCTTCACCGGCGTGGGCCGCAGCCGCAGCGACCGGTTCGTGATGCTCGTCTCCGGCTCGAAGACCACCACCGAGTTCCACCTCCTCGACTTCGCCGAGCCCGACCCGGAGCCGTGGTGCTTCTCCCCGCGCCAGGAGGGGCTGGAGTACTCCCTCGAGCACGCGGTCATCGGCGGCGACGACGTGCTCCTGGTGCACCACAACCGCACCGGCCCCGACTTCGAGATCGGCGTCGCCCCGATCGCGCCCACCGCGCCGGAGGACTGGCGGCCGCTGATCCCGCACGACCCGGCGGTGCGGCTGGAGGGCGTGGACGCCTTCGCGACGCACCTGGTCGTCAACCAGCGCAGCGACGGCCTGACCCAGCTGCGGATCCTGGACCTGGACGAGAACGGGGTGGCCGATGACCACCTGGTCGAGTTCGAGGACGAGGTCTTCACCGTCGGGACCGGCTCGAACCCCACCTTCGACCAGCCCCTGGTCCGGCTGGGCTACACCACGATGTCGGTCCCGCCGAGCGTCTACGACTTCGACGTCCGCACCCGCGAGCTGACCCTGCTGCGCTCCACGCCGGTGCTGGGCGACTTCGACCCCGACGACTACGAGGAGCACCGGCTGTGGGCCACCGCTCCCGACGGCGAGCAGGTGCCGATCTCGCTGGTCGTGCGCCGCGACGCGCGCGAGGGCGGCGGCCCGGTGCCCGTGCACCTCTACGGGTACGGCGCCTACGAGGCCTCGATGGACCCGTGGTTCTCCCTCGCCCGGCTCTCCCTGCTCGACCGCGGCGCCGCGTTCGCCATCGCCCACGTGCGCGGCGGCGGCGAGATGGGCCGGCGGTGGTACGACGACGGCAAGCTCGCACACAAGCCGAACACGTTCACCGACTTCGTCGCGGCCGGCCGGCACCTGGTCGACACCGGCTGGACCACCCCGGAGACGCTGGTCGCCGAGGGCGGCTCGGCCGGCGGGCTGTTGATGGGCGCGGTGGCCAACCTGGCGCCGGACCTGTTCCGCGGCGGCATCGTGGCCGGCGTACCGTTCGTGGACATCCTCACCACGATGCTCGACTCCAGCCTCCCGCTGACCGTGACGGAGTACGACGAGTGGGGCGACCCCGAGCACGACGCGGCCGCCTACGACCTGATCGCCTCCTACGCGCCGTACGACAACGTCGCCGCGGTCGACTACCCCCCGATCCTGGCCGAGACCTCGCTGAACGACACCCGGGTGCTCTACGTCGAGCCGGCCAAGTGGATCGCCCGGCTCCGGGCCACGGCGACCGGTCAGCGGGACTTCGCGCTGCGCACCGAGATGGCGGCCGGGCACGGCGGGGTGTCGGGGCGATACAAGTCCTGGCACGACCGGGCGTTCACCCTCGCCTGGATCCTGGACCGGCTCGGTCTCGCCGGGCGCCCCAGTGGTCAGGGGACGTCCTGA